The Elgaria multicarinata webbii isolate HBS135686 ecotype San Diego chromosome 13, rElgMul1.1.pri, whole genome shotgun sequence region attgctgcagCAATGAAGAGGTCTTGGTTTAAtactgtgcattttaaaaatgtctttcgTTCATATTTTACCTAAGACCCTTTTATGTTGGGCACAATTTTGCTTAGCAGACTATATTGCCCATGCTGCTTCTGCTTGGCAAGGATAGAGGATGGTTGGCaaggatggttttaaatgtttgaattagtttatgtattttatggtgtttttatttgtgttgtatcctttctcgatccagagggagaggcgggtaacaaataatttattattattattattattattattattattattattattattattattattagattacacacacacccgCCTGTTTGTCcatagtcataagaacataaggagagccctgctgaatcagaccaagggtccatttagtccagcactctgttcacataggccatcgctagacctaaggtttattcctggatcgtccaggggtcaaacctgttcatctaggtgacacaaagggcatccagtgctcaggcaggggcgaaccctggatgatcccaggataaacctcaggtctagctgtggcctaggtgacacaaagggcatccagtgctcaggcaggggcgaaccctggatgatcccaggagaaaccttaggtctagctgtggccctagtggccaactagctgtcgactagcaacccacaaacaagacatggctccaacagcaccctcccacccatattccccaacaactgatgcaTATAGCTGAATGCCGCTAATACTTACAGATTATTAGGCTTTTAACGAATTATTGGGGGAGAAGGACTGGTCTGTCACCCACCCAACATCTTTTCTgcctttaaagagctttaaagcactttgaaaacattttgaaaactgtatatgcagtgtgtcctgggccccaacagttgtcaaaactgttataaagcgctttaaagcagtagtatagatcctgccctggtctatttttaaatgtatcttATTATGCAGACTGTCCTGCTGCATacagacctgggggctgtctatatatcTTCTAACTACCACAATGGCTGCACAGAGGGGCCGCGTTGGTTATACAACACAGCCACCCTAGGGCTTTTACACAAAgtgaagcattaaaaaaaaagtcagagactTGCCATTATTTTCTTCAAAATGAGGTCATCAtggtcatagagtcatagaatcatagaatagtagagcaggaaggtgcctataaggccatctagtccaaacccctgctcaatgcaggaatccattgagGTCCTTTCACCTTGCTCCAGCATTGAGCCTGGGGTGTTccagggcagatggtgaccctgATTGGTGGCCAGAAGATGAGCAGAGGGCAGGCCTGCCAAGCCAAATGGATGCCAGGAAGCCCGTGTTGCCTCCTGCTATCCGCCGCCACCCCACAGCAACTAAACTGCAGGGTTAGTGGCAATGCAGTACCATGAGGCAGGGCCCTGGGGAGAAGTAGCTTCATGAGTGACCCAAGGGCTTGTTAATTGAGATGGTGCAAAGACCTACCCTGAGATTTGGATCCAGGTTCTGGAGTAGGGGACACAGGCAAGGCATGCTCCTTGTTCTACAAGAGGGAGTTTTCAACTCCATATCCTACTTTTTCTTTTCCAGATGGATTACCCAATCAACGTATTACTGTGCAAGGTTGTGCAAACAAGGCTTTATGTTTCTACCCCATGGGGAAATCATATTTAGGTAATGGCCTGCTACAATTTGACATCTTCAGCAAGTACTGCCAGAGTGTCAAGGGATCATCCAAGCAGCCCGAAACAAAGGGGTAAATAGATGAGACGAGAACCCTCCTCCCCGTGAATTCCACCATTTgtaaaggaaagaaagacattGTCGCCCTATTGGTGAAAGCAAGGGAGGTCTGGGACCTCAGGATTCTTtggttttcttctctttcttttctggatttttcttcttcttctggtgaaCAGCAAGAGAATTTCAAGGGGTCAGAACAAGAGGGTTTATATATGCTGATTTTGGACTTCTAGCTCAAGGGGATGCTGTTGTAGGCATGGgcacagggagagagggagctaTGTTGTAGTTGCCTAAGATAGGGTGGCAAACATCCGACTGTGTCCGTGTGGCCAGCAATAGAAGTTCCTCTTCAAATATAGTGGAAAATTCTGAGAAAAGTCTTTTGGTTCTTCATTTACAATATCTGGATAAAGATCCCTTTGTTTAAGTTGAGACTTTGATGTAAATCATGTCAAAACAGTAATTTATTTACTCCTTTCCAGAAGTTCAGGTACTGAAGCTTGTTTGGCTAACTTATCCATTTGGTCATTCCAATATTTTCAGTTTGGATCAGTTGCTGTTCCATAAACCAACGTATGTTGAATAGGATCAGATTTAGGTTGTCTGTCTTCTAATAATTGAGCAAATTCCTTCCATATCTGCTTGTGTAACAATATATTGCCATCAATTTTCAAAAGCTGTGAATGTttccaatgttttaaataatcagCTAATAAATTtactatataaatgcaatatgtgAAACTAGTATCTTCTGATGACTAggtactattttttttatttatttatttatttatttatttatgatacttatataccgctcccatagccagggctctctgggcggtttacagaaattctaaaattgaggtaaaaacaagtatacaaaacttaaaactctaaaacacagaacatacacacataaagcattaaaaa contains the following coding sequences:
- the LOC134408410 gene encoding phospholipase A2 inhibitor NAI-like, with translation MPNYNHLKPNGLQCPSCFSRNSDYCDSQGRTVQCRGTEDQCVDMTFDMSLYGLPNQRITVQGCANKALCFYPMGKSYLGNGLLQFDIFSKYCQSVKGSSKQPETKG